A region of Lycium barbarum isolate Lr01 chromosome 1, ASM1917538v2, whole genome shotgun sequence DNA encodes the following proteins:
- the LOC132639327 gene encoding SKP1-like protein 21 isoform X1, with protein sequence MSEGPMAVIKPEMKSYIWLQTTDGSIQQVEEEVAMFCPMICREVHQTGMGSSKNYAISLPQRVNPAILGLILDYCRFHQTPGRSNKERKTFDEKFIRLDTKKLCELTSAADSLQLRPLVDLTSRALARMIEGKTPEEIRETFHLPDDLTEEEKLEPLRNMTDDPRIRLLNRLYARKRKELKEREKLKNAEGEEEQHVDERSVDDLLSFINGGDEDSKSVRATKSKKKNRRRKEQARNSSTNNETGNCNQESNCPTSSCLNGDTGDVPSPSRPSELQDSASVKFSSKLDFDDGDIDDELDPAMKEEIDREVEDFARRLNSVWPERMQEILSLGQERRSVPLSANGNGSLKRYTAGLDGR encoded by the exons ATGTCAGAAGGCCCTATGGCTGTCATCAAACCAGAG ATGAAGTCCTACATTTGGCTCCAAACTACTGATGGTTCAATCCAACAAGTAGAAGAAGAGGTTGCCATGTTTTGCCCAATGATATGCAGAGAAGTACATCAAACTGGCATGGGATCCTCAAAAAATTATGCCATATCACTTCCTCAACGAGTCAATCCTGCTATTCTGGGCTTAATACTGGATTATTGTCGGTTTCATCAAACTCCTGGCCGTTCTAATAAG GAGCGCAAGACTTTTGATGAGAAGTTCATCCGGTTAGATACCAAGAAGTTATGTGAGTTGACATCTGCTGCTGACAGCCTTCAATTGAGGCCTCTGGTTGACCTTACAAGTCGCGCACTTGCTCGGATGATTGAAGGCAAAACTCCCGAGGAAATACGTGAAACGTTCCATTTACCTGATGATCTAACAGAG GAGGAGAAGTTGGAACCTTTGAGAAATATGACCGATGATCCACGTATCCGTCTTCTCAACCGACTCTATGCAAGGAAAAGGAAAGAattaaaagaaagagagaaattaAAG AATGCCGAGGGAGAAGAAGAGCAGCATGTGGATGAACGATCAGTTGATGATCTTCTATCTTTCATAAATGGGGGAGATGAAG ATTCTAAGAGTGTAAGAGCAACAAAGagtaaaaagaaaaatagaaggcGAAAAGAGCAAGCTAGAAATTCCTCTACAAATAATGAAACTGGAAACTGTAATCAG GAATCTAACTGTCCAACATCTAGCTGCCTGAATGGTGACACTGGTGATGTGCCTTCTCCAAGTAGACCTTCTGAGCTGCAAGACTCTGCATCTGTGAAGTTTTCATCCAAACTTGACTTTGATGACGGCGATATTGACGATGAGTTAGATCCTGCAATGAAGGAAGAAATTGACAG GGAGGTTGAGGATTTTGCTAGGAGACTAAACTCCGTTTGGCCAGAAAGAATGCAGGAGATTTTGTCTTTGGGTCAAGAGAGGAGATCTGTACCACTATCTGCGAATGGGAATGGTTCCCTGAAGAGATATACAG
- the LOC132639327 gene encoding SKP1-like protein 21 isoform X2, giving the protein MSEGPMAVIKPEMKSYIWLQTTDGSIQQVEEEVAMFCPMICREVHQTGMGSSKNYAISLPQRVNPAILGLILDYCRFHQTPGRSNKERKTFDEKFIRLDTKKLCELTSAADSLQLRPLVDLTSRALARMIEGKTPEEIRETFHLPDDLTEEEKLEPLRNMTDDPRIRLLNRLYARKRKELKEREKLKNAEGEEEQHVDERSVDDLLSFINGGDEDSKSVRATKSKKKNRRRKEQARNSSTNNETGNCNQESNCPTSSCLNGDTGDVPSPSRPSELQDSASVKFSSKLDFDDGDIDDELDPAMKEEIDREVEDFARRLNSVWPERMQEILSLGQERRSVPLSANGNGSLKRYTGLDGR; this is encoded by the exons ATGTCAGAAGGCCCTATGGCTGTCATCAAACCAGAG ATGAAGTCCTACATTTGGCTCCAAACTACTGATGGTTCAATCCAACAAGTAGAAGAAGAGGTTGCCATGTTTTGCCCAATGATATGCAGAGAAGTACATCAAACTGGCATGGGATCCTCAAAAAATTATGCCATATCACTTCCTCAACGAGTCAATCCTGCTATTCTGGGCTTAATACTGGATTATTGTCGGTTTCATCAAACTCCTGGCCGTTCTAATAAG GAGCGCAAGACTTTTGATGAGAAGTTCATCCGGTTAGATACCAAGAAGTTATGTGAGTTGACATCTGCTGCTGACAGCCTTCAATTGAGGCCTCTGGTTGACCTTACAAGTCGCGCACTTGCTCGGATGATTGAAGGCAAAACTCCCGAGGAAATACGTGAAACGTTCCATTTACCTGATGATCTAACAGAG GAGGAGAAGTTGGAACCTTTGAGAAATATGACCGATGATCCACGTATCCGTCTTCTCAACCGACTCTATGCAAGGAAAAGGAAAGAattaaaagaaagagagaaattaAAG AATGCCGAGGGAGAAGAAGAGCAGCATGTGGATGAACGATCAGTTGATGATCTTCTATCTTTCATAAATGGGGGAGATGAAG ATTCTAAGAGTGTAAGAGCAACAAAGagtaaaaagaaaaatagaaggcGAAAAGAGCAAGCTAGAAATTCCTCTACAAATAATGAAACTGGAAACTGTAATCAG GAATCTAACTGTCCAACATCTAGCTGCCTGAATGGTGACACTGGTGATGTGCCTTCTCCAAGTAGACCTTCTGAGCTGCAAGACTCTGCATCTGTGAAGTTTTCATCCAAACTTGACTTTGATGACGGCGATATTGACGATGAGTTAGATCCTGCAATGAAGGAAGAAATTGACAG GGAGGTTGAGGATTTTGCTAGGAGACTAAACTCCGTTTGGCCAGAAAGAATGCAGGAGATTTTGTCTTTGGGTCAAGAGAGGAGATCTGTACCACTATCTGCGAATGGGAATGGTTCCCTGAAGAGATATACAG